Genomic window (Peptococcaceae bacterium 1198_IL3148):
TAATATGGGGTGCCATTTTTGGCGCTTGGGCCACCACCACGGCATCCAAGTTGTTCAAAACATAGCCCGCCGAAAGGATGATGTCTTTAACCTCTTGCAATAACAGCATACTGGAAATACCTTTGTACCGTACATCGGTATCGGGGAAATGTCGGCCAATATCCCCCTCACCGGCAGCACCTAACATCGCATCCATAATGGCGTGAGTTAACACATCGGCATCGGAATGGCCCGCCAGTCCCAGGTGATAGGGGATATTTACCCCGCCTATAATCAGCGGTCGGTCAGTCACTAATTTATGTACATCATAACCAATACCTACTCGCACTGTTCCCGCCTCCTTTGGAGAATAGATTCAGCCAACAGCATGTCTTCCGGTGTGGTAATTTTAATATTTTCGTAATTCCCCGGCACAATATAAACACTATGCCCTAAATATTCCACCAAAGAAGCATCATCTGTGCCCAAAAAATCATTTTCTTTTGCATGTTGATAGGCACGCAAAAGCAACCGATAATTAAAAACCTGGGGGGTTTGGACCTGCCATAGCCTTTCCCGGGGCGGCGTGCTGACTACTCTACTCTGACCATCAATAACCTTAATGGTGTCCTTGGCCGGCACCGCCACCACCACGGCCGCTTTGTCCAACGCTGCCTCCGCCGCTTTAGAAAGTATTTCCTCAGTAATTAGCGGCCTGGCTCCATCATGCACCATCACAATGTCCTCATCTTGGGCAGCAAGGGCCAACAAACCATTATAAACTGAGTGCTGGCGGTGATTCCCTCCGGGAACCACCACCAGCACTTTATTAAAGCCATAGCGTTCTACAATTTGCTGGCGGCACCATTCAACTTCCTGCTCACCCACCACCAACACCACTCCGCTAATTGTCGGTGATTTTTCAAAGATTTTTAATGTGTGTGCCAACACTGGCCAGCCATCAAGCTGTAGATACTGTTTCTTTGTTTTAGCACCCATCCTACTGCCGGTGCCGGCAGCAGGGATTACCGCGTATGTATTAGCCAACGGCATTCACCTCATTATTATGGTCAGATTCTGCCCGACGATCGCCGTTTTTAGGTTTAGCAAAAATCATCCTGCCTGCCGCGGTCTGCAATACGCTGGTTACTAAGACAGTGATAGCTTGCCCCATATGACGTCTGCCGCCATCCACCACTATCATGGTGCCATCATCTAAGTAAGCAAGGCCTTGACCCATTTCCTTGCCTTCTTTAACCACCTGCACCACCATTTCTTCCCCGGGTAGCACCACCGGTTTTACCGCGTTGGCCAATTCATTAATGTTGAGCACTTTAACACCATGCAACTCAGCCACTTTGTTTAGGTTAAAGTCATTGGTTAAAATTTTTGCCCCTAGTTTTTCTGACAGTTTCACTAATTTAGCATCAACTTCCGCAATATCATCTAAACTGCGCACATTTTCATATATCTGCACCTTAATATCCGGAATATTTTTACGCATATGATTTAAAATATCCAGCCCCCGGCGACCACGGTTACGCTTTAACAGGTCTGCCGAATCAGCTATGTGACGGAGCTCATCCACAACAAAGGTTGGTACCAATAAAACCCCTTCAATAAAGCCACTCTCACAAAGTTCAGAAATCCGACCATCAATGATGACACTGGTATCTAGAACCTTAACGGTGCCACCACCCTTGGCATCGCCTTTAATGGCTTTATCTTTACCAAAGGGCATAAAGTTAGATACTAAGGTTAACAATTCTTCCCGTTTTTTTATTCCCACCGAAAGACCTAAATAACCCAGTAATATCGTGCTAAGTAACCAAATCCCTTTACCCAGCGGGCCCATAAAGGCCAAAATAGAACCCAATAGATTAGCTATTATAAGTCCAAATATTAAACCTACCGCCCCCATCACCAAGTCTGAAGTGGGGGTTTTTGCTAAGTATTGGTCAATATAGGCGGTTATACGCAAAGACACCTTAATGATTAGCGGAGATAAAAACACTCCAATTAATGCCCCTGCTATTGTAGTTAAAACTATAAGTCCAATTTTTAATTGCGGTATTTTTTCTGATAAGGCTATTAAATCATGAGAATGGATATACAAGCCTATGTAAAATCCCAAAGCCGCAAACAACAACACCAACATGCCACGAATAGACTTTTTTATCAATATCGCTTTCACCTCCTTTACGATAATAATATTGTTACTATTTTATACTGTACATTATAGAGAATTATCCATCACTAATTCAATCGTTTAGCGAAAAAAACCTGCAATAAAATTATAAGAGTAAAATAAAATACGTCAGAATAATGCTCTGACGTAAAATTTAGGCTAAGGCTTTCTCAATTAGCAGTTGGGCTTTTTCTTCTTCTACCTCAGTCGCCAAAACCAATTCACTTAACAATATTTGCCGGGCACTCTCTAACATTTTCCGTTCACCGGAAGAAAGCCCTTTTTCTTTATCTCTTTTAAATAAATTCCGCACAACTTCAGCCACTTTATAGATATCACCGCTTTTAATCATTTCTAAGTTAGCCCGATATCTACGGTTCCAGTTACCTGTTGCTGGCACAGAATCTTGTTTCAGTATGTTCATTACCTGTTGCACTCCGGCATCGTCTATCACTTCGCGCAATCCTGTGCTGTTGCTACCATTGCTGATTGGGATCATTACCTTCATATCACCCACAGGAAGCCGCAATATATAGTAATTGCGTTTCTCACCCAGCACTTCCTTCTCCTCAATAGCTTCAATTACACCTGCGCCATGCATAGGGTAAACCACTTTGTCCCCAATA
Coding sequences:
- the ispF gene encoding 2-C-methyl-D-erythritol 2,4-cyclodiphosphate synthase, with the translated sequence MRVGIGYDVHKLVTDRPLIIGGVNIPYHLGLAGHSDADVLTHAIMDAMLGAAGEGDIGRHFPDTDVRYKGISSMLLLQEVKDIILSAGYVLNNLDAVVVAQAPKMAPHINLMQQNIANALQVEPGAVNVKATTTEHLGFAGRGEGIGAYAVCTILRA
- the ispD gene encoding 2-C-methyl-D-erythritol 4-phosphate cytidylyltransferase gives rise to the protein MPLANTYAVIPAAGTGSRMGAKTKKQYLQLDGWPVLAHTLKIFEKSPTISGVVLVVGEQEVEWCRQQIVERYGFNKVLVVVPGGNHRQHSVYNGLLALAAQDEDIVMVHDGARPLITEEILSKAAEAALDKAAVVVAVPAKDTIKVIDGQSRVVSTPPRERLWQVQTPQVFNYRLLLRAYQHAKENDFLGTDDASLVEYLGHSVYIVPGNYENIKITTPEDMLLAESILQRRREQCE
- a CDS encoding PIN/TRAM domain-containing protein; its protein translation is MIKKSIRGMLVLLFAALGFYIGLYIHSHDLIALSEKIPQLKIGLIVLTTIAGALIGVFLSPLIIKVSLRITAYIDQYLAKTPTSDLVMGAVGLIFGLIIANLLGSILAFMGPLGKGIWLLSTILLGYLGLSVGIKKREELLTLVSNFMPFGKDKAIKGDAKGGGTVKVLDTSVIIDGRISELCESGFIEGVLLVPTFVVDELRHIADSADLLKRNRGRRGLDILNHMRKNIPDIKVQIYENVRSLDDIAEVDAKLVKLSEKLGAKILTNDFNLNKVAELHGVKVLNINELANAVKPVVLPGEEMVVQVVKEGKEMGQGLAYLDDGTMIVVDGGRRHMGQAITVLVTSVLQTAAGRMIFAKPKNGDRRAESDHNNEVNAVG
- a CDS encoding CarD family transcriptional regulator, yielding MYNIGDKVVYPMHGAGVIEAIEEKEVLGEKRNYYILRLPVGDMKVMIPISNGSNSTGLREVIDDAGVQQVMNILKQDSVPATGNWNRRYRANLEMIKSGDIYKVAEVVRNLFKRDKEKGLSSGERKMLESARQILLSELVLATEVEEEKAQLLIEKALA